A section of the Devosia rhizoryzae genome encodes:
- a CDS encoding cadherin-like domain-containing protein produces the protein MIIQAKASRSTEPEDPRKRYESSAEKLSRLPGYFAMLILGVAAYLKSALPVMSQPNDEGAGDHGTEPRSHAPRIGRLERLELATDAPDVDPVETGSIGEDSMQNSISGPSGGAWVELFHAPGAMDLRYLAGSFEHLGADVAPFFPAAFTYQPQNDNRAPRQVQALPMPLGEAGVPRIVQPQGPKPGTPLADNKGDDDEDDEDTDDEEEENEIPSSNRAPVVMGPVRLHDVFAGQTVLIGLSHLLFGASDPDGDSLSVENVVFSGDLVTPTANGWSFATLPGMLGAFTFFYTITDGLLSVMQTATIEVVRNTVHLTNHDDVFVGTPFDDDIDGRDGDDIIDARAGNDVVDGGKGHDHIQGGEGDDELFGGLGNDVIFGGNGNDHISGGAGDDRLFGDAGNDILEGEAGDDLLMGGEGDDILDGGDGDDVLQGESGDDVIHGGAGDDVADGGAGEDVLYGDAGNDTLSGGAENDLILGGDGDDTLNGDAGNDVLHGEAGNDVVAGGEGDDRIIGDAGDDMIDGGEGNDTLDYSDAEDDLFVNFVAGTAVGESIGSDTFSSIETVLGGGGDDTFVIGATATVISGGRGDDLFIFTVTDADPVLSSELVHQILDFVIGDRIHVADYSISRRAERTEEERFDDLYDDLDDAQETGIFPIKVSYGRYDNIDTSIIEADANGDGNYDITIHVDGLHIPFHFEHIIT, from the coding sequence ATGATCATCCAAGCCAAAGCCAGCCGGTCCACAGAGCCCGAAGACCCGCGCAAACGCTATGAGTCCAGCGCGGAAAAACTGTCCCGGCTCCCGGGCTATTTCGCGATGCTGATCCTGGGTGTCGCCGCCTACCTCAAGAGCGCGCTGCCGGTGATGTCGCAGCCAAATGACGAGGGCGCTGGTGATCACGGCACCGAGCCCCGATCGCATGCACCCCGGATCGGCAGGCTGGAACGTCTCGAGCTTGCCACTGACGCGCCGGATGTCGACCCGGTGGAAACCGGCAGCATCGGTGAGGACTCGATGCAGAACAGCATCAGCGGGCCGTCGGGCGGCGCCTGGGTGGAGCTCTTTCACGCGCCTGGGGCAATGGACTTGCGCTACCTGGCGGGATCGTTCGAGCATCTTGGGGCCGATGTGGCACCATTTTTCCCAGCGGCGTTCACTTACCAACCACAGAACGATAATCGCGCGCCCCGGCAGGTCCAGGCTCTGCCGATGCCATTGGGCGAAGCGGGCGTTCCAAGGATCGTCCAACCGCAGGGACCAAAGCCCGGCACGCCATTGGCGGACAACAAGGGTGATGACGACGAAGACGACGAGGATACGGACGACGAGGAGGAGGAAAACGAGATTCCTTCTTCCAATCGTGCCCCGGTGGTCATGGGACCGGTCCGGCTCCACGATGTCTTCGCCGGTCAGACGGTTCTGATCGGGCTATCCCACCTGCTGTTCGGGGCGTCCGATCCGGATGGCGACAGCCTGAGTGTGGAGAATGTCGTCTTTTCGGGCGACTTGGTGACGCCCACTGCCAATGGCTGGAGCTTCGCGACACTGCCCGGAATGTTGGGGGCATTCACCTTTTTCTACACGATCACCGATGGCTTGCTGAGCGTGATGCAGACCGCAACCATCGAGGTTGTGCGCAATACGGTGCACCTGACCAATCACGACGATGTCTTTGTCGGTACCCCTTTTGACGATGACATCGACGGCCGCGACGGCGACGACATCATCGACGCGCGGGCGGGCAATGATGTGGTCGATGGCGGCAAGGGCCACGACCATATCCAGGGTGGGGAGGGGGACGATGAGCTCTTTGGCGGCCTGGGCAACGATGTCATCTTCGGTGGTAACGGCAACGACCACATCTCTGGTGGCGCAGGCGACGACAGGCTCTTCGGCGACGCCGGCAACGACATCCTGGAAGGCGAGGCGGGCGACGATCTGCTGATGGGTGGCGAGGGCGACGACATTCTTGATGGTGGCGACGGTGACGACGTCCTTCAGGGTGAAAGCGGCGACGACGTCATTCACGGAGGAGCAGGCGACGATGTTGCCGATGGGGGCGCGGGCGAGGACGTCCTTTATGGCGACGCTGGAAACGACACGCTTTCAGGCGGCGCGGAAAACGACCTCATCTTGGGCGGCGACGGCGACGACACGCTCAATGGCGATGCCGGAAACGATGTCCTGCATGGCGAGGCCGGCAATGACGTGGTTGCCGGCGGGGAAGGCGATGACCGCATTATCGGCGATGCCGGCGACGACATGATCGACGGCGGCGAGGGCAATGACACGCTCGACTATTCCGATGCCGAAGACGATCTGTTTGTGAACTTCGTCGCCGGCACCGCTGTGGGCGAAAGTATCGGATCCGACACTTTCAGCAGCATCGAAACGGTCCTGGGCGGTGGCGGCGACGACACGTTCGTGATTGGCGCAACGGCAACGGTCATCAGCGGCGGGAGGGGGGATGATCTCTTTATCTTCACCGTTACCGATGCCGACCCGGTGCTGAGCAGCGAGCTCGTGCACCAGATCCTCGATTTTGTGATCGGCGATCGTATTCACGTGGCGGACTACAGCATTTCCCGGCGCGCGGAGCGGACCGAGGAGGAACGCTTCGACGACCTCTATGACGATCTGGACGATGCCCAGGAAACCGGGATCTTTCCCATCAAAGTCAGCTACGGCCGCTACGACAATATCGACACCTCCATTATCGAGGCCGATGCCAATGGCGATGGCAACTACGACATCACGATCCATGTCGACGGCCTCCACATTCCCTTCCATTTCGAACACATCATCACCTGA
- a CDS encoding response regulator, whose translation MSTSLRSRTVTISDDHPIFLQGVEEVLRRHPDFSVIGQATSAPATIELVAERRPDVAILDLSMPGDVFQAIADIAASGTTRTMVYTAYCSVDSAVRALDAGATGFVLKSDPVEELLYAVRGSARGELVISKRFSAEVLKAMRARLKSAPEDHFATLSARETQIVGQLILGQTNKEIAKTLGLTEQTVKHYMTGLMQKLDARNRVDIVIAAKRLQAAKADWGRQMAM comes from the coding sequence ATGTCCACTTCGCTGCGTTCCCGCACCGTTACAATCTCCGACGACCATCCCATCTTTCTTCAGGGCGTCGAGGAAGTGCTGCGCCGCCATCCCGATTTTTCCGTGATCGGGCAGGCGACTTCGGCGCCAGCCACAATCGAGCTGGTGGCCGAGCGCCGACCTGACGTCGCCATCCTCGACCTCTCCATGCCAGGGGACGTGTTCCAGGCCATTGCTGACATAGCGGCTTCGGGGACGACGCGAACCATGGTTTATACGGCCTATTGCAGCGTCGACTCCGCCGTGCGTGCCCTTGATGCCGGCGCAACAGGCTTTGTGCTCAAGAGCGATCCGGTTGAGGAACTTCTTTATGCGGTGCGCGGAAGTGCCCGCGGCGAGCTGGTGATCTCCAAACGCTTTTCGGCCGAGGTGCTGAAGGCCATGCGCGCACGGCTCAAAAGCGCTCCGGAGGATCACTTCGCAACCTTGAGTGCCCGTGAGACGCAAATCGTTGGCCAACTCATTTTGGGGCAGACGAACAAGGAAATCGCCAAGACCCTTGGGCTGACGGAGCAGACGGTCAAGCATTACATGACCGGGCTGATGCAGAAGCTCGACGCGCGCAATCGGGTGGACATCGTCATCGCGGCCAAGCGCCTGCAGGCTGCCAAGGCGGACTGGGGCCGTCAAATGGCCATGTGA
- a CDS encoding HlyD family type I secretion periplasmic adaptor subunit encodes MTTIDNLSSFEEALSAGRGKARAPDGFGLKGRVIAGSVAAILLLAGIGGWAATARLSGAVISAGTVLVEENLKVVQHVDGGVVRAIMVKQGDVVAKDDLLLRLDDVQIRVEKSILIGQLAELVARQSRLRAEQSSSGAIAFPQDYLEQFPNANPILSGEQQLFDSARRDQDSKRAQLQLQVEQLREEITGLTVQAEALDDELVLIREERERMGLLADKGLIETTRLNATDRELARMVGSQGEISASIARSHARISELELQILSIDELGGTEALRELRQVDARVAELQDRLTEVEARLTRTEIRAPVSGTINELSVTTLGGVITPAEKLMTIVPTDADLKIEFRIATHDIDQMHIGQPTKLRFSAFNQRTTPEIDGVVTRISAAATSDPRSGQTFYLAEAEATGDLSQLGSTGLVPGMPVEVFVATAEQVAIAYFAKPFTDQVARAFREE; translated from the coding sequence GTGACCACAATCGATAATTTGTCCTCCTTCGAAGAAGCGCTGTCGGCGGGACGCGGGAAGGCACGTGCTCCGGACGGGTTCGGCCTTAAAGGTCGCGTTATCGCCGGAAGCGTCGCAGCGATCCTGCTCCTGGCTGGGATCGGTGGCTGGGCGGCAACGGCCCGCCTTTCAGGCGCGGTCATTTCAGCCGGTACAGTGCTGGTCGAAGAAAACCTCAAAGTCGTCCAGCATGTGGATGGGGGTGTGGTTCGCGCCATCATGGTCAAGCAGGGTGATGTCGTGGCCAAGGACGACCTTCTGCTGCGTCTCGATGACGTCCAGATAAGGGTGGAAAAGTCCATTCTGATCGGGCAGCTGGCTGAGCTGGTCGCTCGACAATCGCGGCTTCGGGCTGAACAGAGTTCGTCGGGCGCCATCGCCTTTCCACAGGACTATCTCGAGCAATTTCCAAACGCAAACCCGATCCTTTCCGGGGAACAGCAGCTGTTCGACAGCGCCCGGCGGGACCAGGACTCCAAGCGTGCCCAGTTGCAGTTGCAGGTGGAGCAATTGCGGGAAGAGATTACCGGCCTTACCGTCCAGGCCGAAGCGCTCGACGACGAGCTTGTCCTGATCCGCGAAGAGCGGGAGCGCATGGGTCTTTTGGCAGACAAGGGGCTGATCGAAACGACGCGCCTTAATGCTACGGATCGGGAACTGGCGCGCATGGTGGGCAGCCAAGGAGAGATTTCGGCCAGCATCGCCCGGTCTCATGCCCGCATCAGCGAACTCGAGCTGCAGATCTTGTCCATCGATGAGCTGGGCGGCACCGAGGCGTTGCGCGAGCTGCGCCAGGTGGATGCGCGTGTTGCCGAGCTTCAGGATCGCTTGACGGAAGTGGAAGCGCGGCTCACCCGAACAGAGATCCGCGCGCCGGTGAGCGGCACGATTAACGAGCTGTCGGTGACGACGCTTGGCGGCGTCATTACGCCGGCCGAGAAATTGATGACCATCGTGCCTACGGATGCAGATCTCAAAATCGAGTTTCGCATCGCTACCCACGACATCGACCAGATGCATATCGGCCAGCCCACAAAGCTGCGATTTTCGGCCTTCAACCAGCGCACCACACCCGAAATCGATGGCGTCGTTACCCGTATCTCTGCGGCAGCGACCAGCGATCCGCGAAGCGGTCAGACCTTTTACCTGGCTGAGGCTGAAGCCACAGGCGATCTTTCGCAGCTTGGCAGTACGGGACTTGTCCCGGGCATGCCAGTCGAAGTGTTCGTCGCGACTGCCGAACAGGTGGCCATCGCCTACTTCGCCAAGCCCTTCACCGACCAGGTTGCCCGCGCGTTCCGAGAGGAATAA
- the glmS gene encoding glutamine--fructose-6-phosphate transaminase (isomerizing), translating to MCGIVGIVGQRPVADRLVSALARLEYRGYDSAGIATLHEGELQRRRVSGKLVNLADKLRLDPIGGLVGIGHTRWATHGAPTEINAHPHATSRVAVVHNGIIENYRSLLVELAADGYLPSSQTDSEVVALMVTRWMDLGLSPVAAVQATVSRLQGAFALVFMFQGEEDLLVAARQGSPLAIGYGDGEMFIGSDALALSLFTDRVTYLEEGDWTVVTLQSASIRSRDGHAVDRLVQLSNTSSNVIEKGPYRHFMLKEIHEQPDAVSRVVGRYIDRAERTLAQSPPLSFDFATLPRMTVSACGTAYLAGLVGKYWFESLARLPLDIDVASEFRYRQPPLQPGGLAMFISQSGETADTLAALRYCASNDQHIASVVNVAESTIARESGSVFPLLCGPEIGVASTKAFTAQLTTLACLSLVAAKERGTLPDGAFEKLIDALTALPAALSQALLASDDIAEIARGISKAKDVLFLGRGALYPIALEGALKLKEISYIHAEGYAAGELKHGPIALVDDTLPVIVIAPSDELTDKTVSNMQEVRARGGQIILITDPKGAAIHGSTAAQTVILPQVHSFIAPIVASVAIQLLAYHTAAMMGADVDQPRNLAKSVTVE from the coding sequence ATGTGCGGGATCGTGGGTATCGTCGGACAGCGCCCCGTGGCTGATCGTCTGGTCAGTGCTTTGGCGCGGCTCGAATACCGGGGCTACGACAGCGCGGGCATTGCAACCCTTCACGAGGGCGAGTTGCAGCGCCGCCGGGTTTCCGGAAAATTGGTGAACTTGGCGGACAAGCTAAGGCTCGACCCGATCGGCGGCCTCGTTGGCATCGGCCACACGCGCTGGGCCACCCATGGCGCGCCAACCGAGATCAATGCCCACCCTCATGCCACGTCCCGGGTCGCCGTGGTTCACAACGGCATTATTGAAAACTATCGCTCGCTCCTGGTCGAACTTGCGGCCGATGGCTACCTGCCCTCGTCACAGACAGACAGTGAAGTAGTGGCCCTGATGGTGACCCGCTGGATGGATCTGGGGCTGTCACCAGTCGCTGCGGTACAGGCGACCGTCAGCCGCCTGCAGGGCGCATTCGCCTTGGTGTTCATGTTCCAAGGAGAGGAAGATTTGCTTGTCGCAGCCCGGCAAGGCTCTCCCCTCGCCATCGGCTACGGCGATGGTGAAATGTTTATCGGGTCCGACGCCCTGGCGCTGTCGCTGTTCACCGACCGCGTGACATATCTGGAGGAAGGGGACTGGACCGTCGTGACCCTGCAATCGGCTTCGATCCGAAGCCGCGACGGTCATGCTGTGGACCGCTTGGTTCAACTCAGCAACACGTCCTCCAACGTTATCGAAAAGGGGCCCTATCGCCACTTCATGCTCAAGGAAATTCATGAGCAGCCGGATGCCGTGTCGCGCGTCGTGGGGCGCTACATCGATCGAGCAGAACGGACCTTGGCACAATCGCCCCCCCTGTCGTTCGACTTCGCCACCCTGCCCCGCATGACCGTTTCCGCCTGCGGCACCGCCTACTTGGCTGGTCTCGTCGGCAAATACTGGTTCGAGAGCCTCGCGCGCTTGCCCCTCGACATCGACGTTGCTTCGGAGTTCCGCTACCGCCAGCCACCGCTGCAGCCCGGCGGTCTTGCCATGTTCATCTCCCAGTCGGGGGAAACCGCCGACACCTTGGCCGCTCTGCGCTATTGCGCCAGCAACGATCAGCACATCGCAAGCGTCGTCAACGTCGCAGAATCGACCATTGCCCGGGAGTCCGGATCAGTCTTCCCGCTGCTGTGCGGCCCTGAAATCGGTGTCGCCTCGACCAAAGCCTTTACCGCACAGCTGACCACGCTGGCCTGCCTCAGCCTTGTCGCAGCCAAGGAGCGCGGAACATTGCCGGACGGCGCTTTCGAGAAGCTCATCGACGCGTTGACCGCGCTGCCCGCTGCACTCTCTCAGGCCCTCTTGGCAAGCGATGACATCGCTGAAATCGCCCGCGGCATCAGCAAGGCCAAGGACGTGCTGTTTCTCGGTCGTGGCGCCCTCTACCCAATCGCGCTCGAAGGCGCTCTCAAGCTCAAGGAAATCTCCTACATCCATGCCGAAGGCTATGCCGCCGGCGAGCTCAAGCACGGCCCCATTGCCCTGGTCGACGATACGCTGCCGGTTATTGTCATCGCGCCCTCAGATGAGCTGACCGACAAGACCGTCTCCAACATGCAGGAAGTGCGCGCCCGTGGCGGGCAGATAATCCTGATAACCGATCCTAAAGGCGCGGCGATCCACGGAAGCACTGCGGCACAGACCGTCATATTGCCCCAGGTACATTCGTTCATCGCCCCGATCGTCGCCTCGGTTGCGATCCAGCTTCTGGCCTACCATACGGCTGCAATGATGGGTGCCGACGTGGATCAGCCACGCAATCTGGCGAAGTCGGTCACTGTCGAATAG